Sequence from the Saccopteryx bilineata isolate mSacBil1 chromosome 6, mSacBil1_pri_phased_curated, whole genome shotgun sequence genome:
aggccgtgggaccatgccccagaggacagaggctggggaggggacgggggaggccgtgggaccatgccccagaggacagaggctggggagggggactgggggggcgtgggaccatgccccagaggacagaggctggggaggggacgggggaggccgtgggaccatgccccagaggatagaggctggggaggggacgggggaggccgtgggaccatgccccagaggacagaggctggggaggggggctgaggggccgtgggaccatgccccagaggatagaggttggggaggggggctgaggggccgtgggaccatgccccagaggatagAGGCTGGGGAGTGGGACTGGGGAGGCCGTGACACTATGCCCCAGAggatagaggctggggaggggactggggaggccatgggaccatgccccagaggacagaggctggggaggggactggggaggctgtgggaccatgccccagaggacagaggctggggagggtactggggaggctgtgggaccatgccccagaggacagaggctggggagggtactggggaggctgtgggaccatgccccagaggacagaggctggggaggggactggggaggccgtgggaccatgccccagaggacagaggctggggagggggacgggggaggctgtgggaccatgccccagaggacagaggctggggaggggactggggggccgtgggaccatgccccagaggatagaggctggggaggggacaggggaggccgtgggaccatgccccagaggacagaggctggggagggggacgggggaggctgtgggaccatgccccagaggacagaggctggggaggggactggggggccgtgggaccatgccccagaggatagaggctggggaggggacaggggaggccgtgggaccatgccccagaggacagaggctggggagggggactggggggccgtgggaccatgccccagaggacagaggctggggagggggactggggaggccgtgggaccatgccccagaggacagaggctggggagggggacgggggaggccgtgggaccatgccccagaggacagaggctggggagggggactggggggccgtgggaccatgccccagaggacagaggctggggaggggactggggggccgtgggaccatgccccagaggacagaggctggggaggggactggggggccgtgggaccatgccccagaggacagaggctggggaggggactggggggccgtgggaccatgccccagaggatagaggctggggagggggacgggggaggccgtgggaccatgccccagaggacagaggctggggaggggactggggggccgtgggaccatgccccagaggacagaggctggggagggggactggggaggccgtgggaccatgccccagaggacagaggctggggagggggacgggggaggctgtgggaccatgccccagaggacagaggctggggaggggactggggggccgtgggaccatgccccagaggacagaggctggggagggggacgggggaggctgtgggaccatgccccagaggacagaggctggggaggggactgggggaggccgtgggaccatgccccagaggatagaggctggggaggggatgggggaggccgtgggaccatgccccagaggatagaggctggggaggggatgggggaggccgtgggaccatgccccagaggatagaggctggggaggggactggggggccgtgggaccatgccccagaggatagaggctgggggggggactggggaggccgtgggaccatgccccagaggacagaggctggggagggggacgggggaggccgtgggaccatgccccagaggacagaggctggggaggggactggggggccgtgggaccatgccccagaggacagaggctggggaggggactggggggcCGTGAcaccatgccccagaggacagaggctggggagggggacgggggaggctgtgggaccatgccccagaggacagaggctggggaggggactggggggccgtgggaccatgccccagaggacagaggctggggaggggactggggggccgtgggaccatgccccagaggatagaggctggggaggggactggggggccgtgggaccatgccccagaggatagaggctggggaggggactggggggccgtgggaccatgccccagaggatagaggctggggaggggactggggggccgtgggaccatgccccagaggatagaggctggggaggggactggggaggctgtgggaccatgccccagaggatagaggctggggagggggactggGGAGGCCGTGAcaccatgccccagaggatagaggctggggagggggacgggggaggccgtgggaccatgccccagaggatagaggctggggagggggactggggaggccgtgggaccatgccccagaggatagaggctggggagaggaactggggaggctgtgggaccatgccccagaggatagaggctggggagggggacgggggaggccgtgacaccatgccccagaggatagaggctggggagggggacgggggaggccgtgacaccatgccccagaggatagaggctggggagggggatgggggaggccgtgggaccatgccccagaggatagaggctggggagaggaactggggaggctgtgggaccatgccccagaggacagaggctggggaggggactggggggccgtgggaccatgccccagaggacagaggctggggaggggactggggggccgtgggaccatgccccagaggatagaggctggggaggggactggggggccgtgggaccatgccccagaggatagaggctggggaggggactggggggccgtgggaccatgccccagaggatagaggctggggagggggactggGGAGGCCGTGAcaccatgccccagaggatagaggctggggagggggacgggggaggccgtgggaccatgccccagaggacagaggctggggagggggacgggggaggccgtgggaccatgccccagaggatagaggctggggagggggacgggggaggccgtgggaccatgccccagaggatagaggctggggaggggggctgaggggccgtgggaccatgccccagaggatagaggctggggagggggactggGGAGGCCGTGAcaccatgccccagaggatagaggctggggagggggacgggggaggccgtgggaccatgccccagaggacagaggctggggaggggactggggaggctgtgggaccatgccccagaggacagaggctggggagggggacgggggaggccgtgggaccatgccccagaggacagaggctggggaggggactggggagGCCGTGAcaccatgccccagaggatagaggctggggagggggacgggggaggccgtgggaccatgccccagaggacagaggctggggaggggactggggaggccgtgggaccatgccccagaggacagaggctggggagggtactggggaggctgtgggaccatgccccagaggacagaggctggggagggggacgggggaggccgtgggaccatgccccagaggatagaggctggggaggggggctgaggggccgtgggaccatgccccagaggatagaggctggggaggggggctgaggggccgtgggaccatgccccagaggatagaggctggggagggggactggggaggccgtgggaccatgccccagaggacagaggctggggaggggactggggaggctgtgggaccatgccccagaggatagaggctggggagggggacgggggaggctgtgggaccatgccccagaggacagaggctggggaggggacgggggaggccgtgggaccatgccccagaggacagaggctggggaggggactggggaggctgtgggaccatgccccagaggacagaggctggggaggggactggggaggccgtgggaccatgccccagaggacagaggctggggagggggacgggggaggccgtgggaccatgccccagaggatagaggctggggagggggactggggaggccgtgggaccatgccccagaggatagaggctggggaggggggctgaggggccgtgggaccatgccccagaggatagaggctggggagggggactggGGGGCCGTGAcaccatgccccagaggacagaggctggggagggggacgggggaggccgtgggaccatgccccagaggacagaggctggggaggggactggggggccgtggcaccatgccccagaggatagaggctggggaggggactgggggcccgtgggaccatgccccagaggacagaggctggggaggggactggggaggccgtgggaccatgccccagaggacagaggctggggagggtactggggaggctgtgggaccatgccccagaggacagaggctggggaggggactggggaggccgtgggaccatgccccagaggacagaggctggggaggggactggggaggccgtgggaccatgccccagaggacagaggctggggagggtactggggaggccgtgggaccatgccccagaggacagaggctggggaggggacgggggaggccgtgggaccatgccccagaggacagaggctggggaggggactggggggccgtgggaccatgccccagaggacagaggctggggaggggactggggggccgtgggaccatgccccagaggacagaggctggggaggggactggggggccgtgggaccatgccccagaggatagaggctggggaggggactggggggccgtgggaccatgccccagaggacagaggctggggaggggactggggggccgtgggaccatgccccagaggacagaggctggggccACAGAGGGGaggccgtgggaccatgccccagagaatagaggctggggaggggactggggggccgtgggaccatgccccagaggatagaggctggggacggggacgggggaggccgtgggaccatgccccagaggatagaggctggggacggggacgggggaggccgtgggaccatgccccagaggacagaggctggggagggggactgggggggggcgtgggaccatgccccagaggatagaggctggggacggggacgggggaggccgtgggaccatgccccagaggacagaggctggggagggggatgggggaggccgtgggaccatgccccagaggagaGAGGCTGGGGCCACGGAGGAGAGGCGGCCGGGTGCCCCTGCTCCCTCGCCAGGAGACTGGGCGTGCATCGGAGAATGCCGACTATGTAGAAACCTCTCTTCCTAACCCTCAGGTTCCTTCCCCGGCTCAGCCCAGAGACGCTTAGTGTCTGAGTGGGATGTGCCTGCTGACAGCCTGCAGCCAGCCCCTGTGAGGGAGGCAAGGGTCCTCTGTCCCCCCTGGCTGTGCTAAGAGGCTGCTCCTACACCCTTCCAGCCTCTTCAGTACACTTCCAGTTATCACTGAGCCAGTGTGGAGTGTTCTGCAAACCGCTGGAGGGTAGAAGTCGAGTGTGGGGGTGGGTTTGGGGTGGGCTGCCTGCCCCACCCCTGGCAGCGCAGATTCCTGGCCTTCACGCCCCCTCTCCACTCTTGCCCTTCCTTCCCCGGGGCTCAGTCTGGATCCTCTTGGGTTTTGTCCAACCCACAGCTGAAGAACCTGGGCCCATCTCCTCACCTGCTGCGACCCCACCGTCCGCCTGGGCCAATCCCCTCACCTGCTGCGGCCCCACCATCTGCCTGGGCCAATCCCCTCACCTGCTGGGGCCCCACTGTCTGGGGCTGAGACTGTGGAGGCAAAGTGAGCCTCAGTCAGGGTCCTCGTCCCCTTGAGCCCCACTGGGCCCCTACTGGAAACCAGCCCTTCTGAGCAGGGGGTGCCTCTCTGTGAGCACATACTCTATTGCAGCAAGTAAGGGGCTAGCCCATGCTCACCCCTCACAATTCTAGGGACACCGTCACCCACCCAGCTGCTAGGGCTGGCCTCCTGAGACCCCACCTCTATGACACGCCCTCCTCTGTCACCCGTGGGTCCCCTCTCATTCTCTGCCTGCCCACACTTCTCCTTCTCCCAGATAGTTCACAGGCTCGGTGTGGTGGGGACGTTCCTCCTGGGCCATGGGGAGCCTTCGAGGTGTCTTTAGTGGGGGGGGTATGTCAAAGGGGAGGGCGACAGACCAGACAGAGACCTACGGCTTCTGCAGCCATCAGCTCCGATGGTCAAGACTCATCAGCGACAGCAGCTCCCCACACTGTCTGGCTTCCAAACCAGGACCAAGCAGAGAAGGGCAGCAGGCTCCCAAGCCCACCCGCTCCCAGGCCCACCCGTTCCCAGGCCCACCCGCTCCCAGGCCCACCTCCCGGGAGCCCGCAGGGCCTGCCCCTTCCCAGCGGCCCCCGCCTGCTGAAGCCCACGCAGGGCCCCCTTGCACTCGGGACCACGGGGTTTGGCAGGGGGCTCTCAGTGCTGCCCCATGACAGGTGGAGTGTGACCATGTTTAGATGTGTGAGGACACTCAGCACCCACTCAGCCGCTGTGGCCACAGCTCTGGGGAGGGGCCGGGGCTGAGGAAACAGCAGACATCGGGGACGTCAGGGAGAGGCCCGCGACCACTTCCTGCACAGCAGGTGCCAGAGCCCTCTCAGCAGGCCCTGCataaggagacagacagacaccaaCTATGAAACgtgtgtttattttaaatcaaagtaCCAAGCAGATACTTGCAAAAACATAAGAAGTCGAACTCAGATGCTCTGTCCCCCAGGCTGCCTCTGAGCACCAGTGAGAAATCCAAACCGACCCGCTTCCCAGAACCAGAGCACAGGACAGCAGACCCCGGCTGGACCAGTGCAACAGCCCCGCCCCAGCGGCCTGGGGCGCCTTCAGGATGGTGGGTCCCTCCCCGTACCCCAGGGCTTGAGGGTTGCGGGGCTGGGCATTAAGTTGTATGGCTCTGAAGAGAACTCTCCCCTAGGCCGCAGTCCAAGGCCAGTACCGGGGCTGGAAGGGGGTGTGTGACTTTGACAGGGCTCCTCACCACATGCGGTTTTATTAGCAAGTGGAGCTGGTGCAAACAGGGACGGGCTGGGCTCGGCCACAACTGGGGCCCACGCTGCCCACCTAACTGGGCTCGAGACTCAATCAAGATGCACTTTGAAAAGAAGTGCACACACAAACAAGAAAGTAAACACCACGCTGGAACCAGCGGACCCGTGAGAACAGCAAACAAAAACGTAACAGAGAAACCAAGACAACCTCAGTAGCTTGACATGGGAGCGAGGCCCGAGGTGGGGTCTGGGCGCTGGGTGGAAGGATGGACGGACAGAGCTCAGTTCCGTTCAAAGTGCAAGGGGGACCCTCCCATGGCAGGGACCCCGAGAAGGGTCCTTAGCAGGCCACAGACTGGGGTGGCCGTGGTGACATGATGCGTGAGACCTGGGGCCTGCAGGCGGCCCCGTCGGGTCTAGCTCGGGACTCCACAGTCAGAACTGTGGCCGGCCCACAGACAGCCCTTCAGCGAGCACGGCTCTGGTCGTGCCCGCTGGGCAATCGCCCCGTGCCCCCTGGGGCAGTGTGCACAGCACCTCCAGGTGGGACCCAGGGACGAGGCTGTCAGGGTGGCCCCACCGGCAGGCGGAGGACCGGGCAACAGAAGGCCAGCCCCTCTCTGCTCTACATGGGCCCGTGCCCAGGGCCTGGTGGCAGGGCCACCAGAGCTCAGTCACCTTCGCACAGGCTGTCCCAACAGCCGTTTTGTACAAAACACTCTGGAATCCAGAGCAGATTCCGGAAGCCTAGGCACTCAGCATGGTTTGGGTTGAAAACGCTATACATTTGACTCTTCCTAGAAGCCTGCTGAACAGCTCACGGGAAAACACCCACAGGGCGTGTGGGATGGTCCCGGGACGCCAAGCATCCACTGGCGGGCGGGGTGGAGTGGGGGTGCTCACTGCCGGCCCTCGGCTCCGCTGCTCAGGCAGGTGGCCCAGGACCGCACCCCAGACCCCAGGAGCCGGAGCCCCCAGACCTGAGCCGTGTGCTGACCTGACGCACCTCCCACACCTGTTCCGGAGATGGGAGAGCAGAGTGCCGGCCACACTAAACCTACAGAAAACTGTGGGAAGAAACCAAATCCATAGGATCCATGGCTTTCCACCCTTGGGGACAGTCCCCAAGACATGTGCTCGTGACGTGCCCCAGCCATGCGGCCGCGGGGGCCGCTGGGCGCTGCCTGCTGTCCCGCTGAGGCACGGCGCACGTCTCGTCTGGCTCCTGGTCGCCCGATGTGTAAACAGTATCAATAAGCaacagatggaaaaatatatttcccaaGAAAACAGGGGAGGGAGTTCAGAACTCGAAGACTAGTGGGCGTCACAGGTTGCTGTCACCtccgtccctctctcctctccatccaTTTTGGCGTTTCCTCTTTGGTTCAGCAGCCCCACGTGGCGCACCGTGGCCTGAGGAGAGGGGCCAGTCCTGTGCCCGCAAGGGGCCTCACCCTCTGCCAATGGCTACTTGTGCTCATGGCCCTCAGCCATGGCGGCCACCTCAATGGTGGCCGTGTGGTCCTCGGGCCCCGGGGCGGCCACCGCACCCTCAATGGCCCCCGTGGGCACTGTCAAAATAGTGCTGCCCCCAGGCGACACCTGGGCCACGTTCTGCAGGGTGGGGCCCAGGCCCGGCAGGGTGAGCAGCTGCAGGGGGCTGACCACCTTGACCACAGTGCTGCCGTCCTGCATGGCGGCCGTGCTCAGGACCGTGAGGCTGGACGCGTCCGGGTGGATCTCCACCGTGCCGGGGAAGGTGGTGCCCGACGAGGCCAGCACCGTGTAGCCCCCGAGCAGAGGCGAGGCGGGGGAGCTGGCGGGGGCCGCCTGGGGGCAGCCCTTGCCCAGCACGGGGGAGGGCAGGGCGGACATCACTTTGCCGAGCGGCACGCCGGTGAGCTGGGAGACGGGCACGCCCGGGCTGAGGGCGATCTGGGCGGACTGGGCGAGCACCTGCGAGGCGATGGCGGCCGGCCCGGACGTGGCCCTCGCCAGCCGAGGCCGCTTCAGGGGGGGCGGCAGGGACACGGGCGTCAGCGTCATGAGCACGTTGCTGAGGTGCTGGGACTTGTGCTTGAGCTCCTTGGCCCGCCGGCGGTGCTCGTCACACTGCTGCTCCAGCGCTGCGGGGACAGGGCCGGGCGTCACCGCGGGGATGGGGGACAGGGCCGGGCGTCACCGCGGGGATGCGGGACAGGGCCAGGGCGTCACCCCGGGGATGCGGGACAGGGCCAGGGCGTCACCCCGGGGATGGGGGACAGGGCCAGGGCGTCACCCCGGGGATGGGGGACAGGGCCAGGGCGTCACCGCGGGGATGGGGGACAGGGCCAGGGCGTCACCGCGGGGATGGGGGACAGGGCCGGGCGTCACCGCGGGGATGGGGGACAGGGCCGGGCGTCACCGCGGGGATGGGGGACAGGGCCAGGGCGTCACCCCGGGGATGGGGGACAGGGCCAGGGCGTCACCCCGGGGATGCGGGACAGGGCCAGGGCGTCACCGCGGGGATGGGGGACAGGGCCAGGGCGTCACCGCGGGGATGGGGGACAGGGCCAGGGCGTCACCGCGGGGATGGGGGACAGGGCCAGGGCGTCACCCCGGGGATGGGGGACAGGGCCGGGCGTCACCGCGGGGATGGGGGACAGGGCCAGGGCGTCACCCCGGGGATGGGGGACAGGGCCGGGCGTCACCCCGGGGATGGGGGACAGGGCCAGGGCGTCACCCCGGGGATGGGGGACAGGGCCGGGCGTCACCGCGGGGATGGGGGACAGGGCCAGGGCGTCACCGCGGGGATGGGGGACAGGGCCAGGGCGTCACCCCGGGGATGCGGGACAGGGCCGGGCGTCACCGCGGGGATGGGGGACAGGGCCAGGGCGTCACCGCGGGGATGGGGGACAGGGCCAGGGCGTCACCGCGGGGATGCGGGACAGGGACAGGGCGTCACCGCGGGGATGGGGGACAGGGCCAGGCGTCACCGCGGGGATGGGGGACAGGGCCAGGGCGTCACCCTGGGGATGCGGGGACAGGGCCAGGGCGTCACCCTGGGGATGCGGGGACAGGGCCGGGCGTCACCGCGGGGATGGGGGACAGGGCCGGGCGTCACCGCGGGGATGGGGGACAGGGCCAGGGCGTCACCCCGGGGATGCGGGGACAGGGCCAGGGCGTCACCCCGGGGATGGGGGACAGGGCCAGGGTGTCACCGCGGGGATGGGGGACAGGGCCGGGCGTCACCGCGGGGATGGGGGACAGGGCCGGGCGTCACCGCGGGGATGGGGGACAGGGCCAGGGCGTCACCCCGGGGATGGGGGACAGGGCCAGGGCGTCACCCCGGGGATGGGGGACAGGGCCAGGGCGTCACCGCGGGGATGGGGGACAGGGCCAGGGCGTCACCTCGGGGATGCGGGACAGGGCCAGGGCGTCACCGCGGGGATGGGGGACAGGGCCAGGGCGTCACCGCGGGGATGTGGGGACAGGGCCAGGGCGTCACCGtgggggtgtggggacaggcacCGTGCCGTCGGGGACAGGGGGGACAGGCAGGGTCTGACACACACTCCCTGCCCCGGCGAGCGGCCACACTCGGCTCCTGTACTCTGCACAGAACTGCTCTCAGGCCGTGGGTAAAGATCAGTCAGCACACACGTAACCAGCCCACCCTGCacacgcacacgtgcacacacacaggcacacctgcCAAGCTCAGACACGGGCAGGGGTGCTGGGAAAGACGGGCACAACCGTCACAAACGGGACTCGGGGTCCCATCTCTGCCATTTCCGATAACCGGGCAGTGAGTCCCGGAAGCTCAGCAGCGACTGTCCTCTGTACAACGCGGTCTGAGTGTCACTGCCCAATGACCGTGCTCAGTGCCCTCCTACGCTCACGACTTCAGGCCCACAGGGACATGGCACCCCCACGCACCGGCCAGGTCGCGGGCATACTGCTCCCGCGAGCGGTCCATCTGGCACTTGTGGCTGGCCAGCACCTTCTTCACCAGGTCCAGCATGCCGAAGTTCTGCACAATGTTGTTGAGCAGCACAGCATCTGAGGGGAGATGGCGCAGTGAGGGCGACCTGGGCGCCAGGACAGGGCGGAGGCCCGCTCCCGCCGCCAGAAGCTGGGCCTTGCGCAGCGGCGAGCGGCCTGGAGGAGCAGGACTGGCTGCCCACCCCCTGCAGAAGGTGCGGGGCTCCCTCAgcacctgtgtgtcctgaccagccAACCACTGGCTGCTCTGCAGAGAGGCCCGCGGGCAGCACCCTCACCTCGGAGCTGCAGCGGGGGGTCCTGTACCCGCTGCTGCAAGCCTTTCATGGTCTCCACCATCTCCTGGTGGAGCTCCTGGATGACCTCATCCAGCAGGCCGGTGTCCTTAAGCCCCCGCCAGAAGGTAAACGTGTCatctgggagggaaggagaggctcAAAGAGGAAGAAGTCCTGCCCAGGCCACTACAGAGGAGCCAAGGGCCACCGGGAGGACCTAGCTCTGGGCATCCGCAGTGTCCCGCCCACAAGTTGGGTCTGAGTCAGCCAGTGCGCCAGCCCAACAGGGGACGCAGCATCTGAACATGGGTGCTGTCCATGGGCACAGCTCCCCGCACCGCCCTGTCCTCCATGAGGCCTtgccccaggcccagcccagAAACCCAGAGGAAGGACCCCGTACCTCCGATGGCCGTGGTCCAGTCACTGGTGTCCTCGCAGGTCTCGATGGTGATGGTGGCAGGAGACCCATTCACTGCAACCCACATGAAAGCCAGTCAGCCTGGCGGCCTCATGATGGAACGTCTTTGCTCCGACTCACGAGGCTGACACACGTGTCCTGGTGCCGAGGGCCCGCTGCCTCGCACTGGAGCCACACTTGCCACCGTTCAGTCACAGGCTCCTCAGACATACACGGAGCGGAAAGAACCACAGGGACCTCCTGAGCCCACAGCCAGCTCCAGTGCCTCAAAGACAAGGCATGTACCAGCATGGGTGCACCAACACGGTGTGTACCGACATGGATGTACTGACACAGCGTGTACTGACATGGCGTGTACTGAGTGGCCTGCACCAACGAGGCCTGCACCGACACGGCCTGCACCGACACGGCCTGCACCAACGAGGCCTGCACCGACACGGCCTGCACCGACACGGCCTGCACCAACGAGGCCTGCACCGACACGGCCTGCACCGACACGGCCTGCACCGACACGGCCTGCACCAACGAGGCCTGCACCGACACGGCCTGCACCGACACGGCGTGCACCGACACGGCGTGCACCGACACGGCCTGCACCGACACGGCCTGCACCGACACGGCCTGCACCAACGAGGCCTGCACCGACACGGCCTGCACCGACACGGCCTGCACCAACGAGGCCTGCACCGACACGGCCTGCACCAACGAGGCCTGCACCAACGAGGCCTGCACCGACACGGCCTGCACCGACACGGCCTGCACCGACACGGCCTGCACCAACGAGGCCTGCACCAACACGGCGTGCACCGACACGGCCTGCACCGACACGGCCTGCACCAACGAGGCCTGCACCGACACGGCCTGCACCGACACGGCCTGCACCAACGCGGCCTGCACCGACACGGCCTGCACCGACACGGCCTGCACCGACACGGCCTGCACCAACGAGGCCTGCACCGACACGGCCTGCACCGACACGGCGTGCACCGACACGGCGTGCACCGACACGGCCTGCACCAACGAGGCCTGCACCGACACGGCGTGCACCGACACGGCGTGCACCGACACGGCCTGCACCGACACGGCCTGCACCGACACGGCCTGCACCAACGAGGCCTGCACCGACACGGCCTGCACCGACA
This genomic interval carries:
- the GMEB2 gene encoding glucocorticoid modulatory element-binding protein 2, which codes for MAAPDVSVHMEEVVVVTTPDTAVDGSGVEEVKTVLVTTNLAAHGGDLGEDNMETENAAAAAAAAFTASSQLKEAVLVKMTEEGENLEAEIVYPITCGDSRANLIWRKFVCPGINVKCVQYDEHVISPKEFVHLAGKSTLKDWKRAIRMNGIMLRKIMDSGELDFYQHDKVCSNTCRSTKIDLSGARVSLSSPTSAEYLPLTPATADVNGSPATITIETCEDTSDWTTAIGDDTFTFWRGLKDTGLLDEVIQELHQEMVETMKGLQQRVQDPPLQLRDAVLLNNIVQNFGMLDLVKKVLASHKCQMDRSREQYARDLAALEQQCDEHRRRAKELKHKSQHLSNVLMTLTPVSLPPPLKRPRLARATSGPAAIASQVLAQSAQIALSPGVPVSQLTGVPLGKVMSALPSPVLGKGCPQAAPASSPASPLLGGYTVLASSGTTFPGTVEIHPDASSLTVLSTAAMQDGSTVVKVVSPLQLLTLPGLGPTLQNVAQVSPGGSTILTVPTGAIEGAVAAPGPEDHTATIEVAAMAEGHEHK